From Paenibacillus sp. PK3_47, the proteins below share one genomic window:
- a CDS encoding sugar ABC transporter substrate-binding protein, which produces MGGKSKTAVKSSMILLLSLSFALAGCGGNNNNNTAANDEESQGAAATAAANTDGKIEPFNVSVFIGQAGQQPTPDNKIYKKIKEETGASFDMEFLAGDINQKLGVMIAGQDYPDLMTGNTKLTAAGAYIPLEDLIEEHAPNLKAHYEDYWNMMKDPNDGHIYILPNYGVYNGKVNSSWYSGPAFWIQKAVLKEFNYPQVKTLDQYFDLIEKYKAKYPEIDGSPTIGFEILNYDWKNWGLFNAPQHLIGHPNDGGVVVKDGVAEIFADKDYAKQYYKKLSEMNAKGLIDKETFVQNYDQYMAKLSSGTVLGMFDQHWNFNAAEDSLTTQGKIERTYVGLPLVYDESTKDYYRDLAVLNLNNGFGISVNAKDPVRIIKLLDTLIQEDWQKTFSWGIEGEDYIVENGRFMRTQEQRDNAADATWQLANKAKAMFDFLPKTEGSFSDGNSTDAAAQPEEYKAGLKPFDKEVLDAYGFDSYVDFFSEPPANPVYYPAWSIDLVEGSDAKIASTKLNELQTKFLPKAILAEPAEFDAVWNEYVGQIGKANVKAYEDKINEQIKWRIDNWSK; this is translated from the coding sequence ACAACAATAACAATACTGCAGCAAACGATGAGGAGAGCCAGGGAGCGGCCGCAACTGCTGCGGCAAACACTGACGGCAAAATTGAACCGTTTAACGTAAGCGTCTTCATCGGCCAGGCGGGGCAGCAGCCAACGCCGGACAATAAGATTTACAAAAAAATAAAGGAAGAAACAGGCGCCAGCTTTGATATGGAGTTTCTGGCCGGAGACATTAACCAGAAGCTCGGGGTTATGATTGCCGGGCAGGATTATCCGGATTTGATGACCGGGAATACAAAGCTTACCGCAGCAGGGGCTTATATCCCGCTTGAGGACCTGATTGAAGAGCATGCTCCGAATCTGAAAGCCCATTATGAAGATTACTGGAACATGATGAAGGACCCGAATGACGGCCATATCTATATTTTGCCGAACTACGGTGTATACAACGGTAAAGTCAACAGCTCCTGGTATTCAGGGCCAGCCTTCTGGATTCAAAAGGCAGTCCTCAAAGAGTTCAACTACCCGCAGGTCAAGACACTGGATCAATACTTTGATCTGATCGAGAAATATAAAGCGAAGTATCCGGAAATCGACGGAAGCCCGACGATCGGGTTCGAAATTCTGAATTATGACTGGAAAAACTGGGGTCTGTTCAATGCGCCGCAGCATCTGATCGGTCATCCAAACGATGGCGGTGTAGTTGTAAAGGACGGCGTTGCTGAAATATTTGCAGATAAAGACTACGCCAAGCAGTACTACAAAAAGCTGAGCGAAATGAATGCTAAAGGTCTGATCGATAAAGAAACCTTTGTACAGAACTACGACCAGTATATGGCAAAGCTCTCCAGCGGCACGGTTCTCGGAATGTTCGACCAGCACTGGAACTTCAATGCTGCTGAAGACTCGCTGACTACCCAGGGCAAGATTGAACGTACCTATGTAGGTCTTCCGCTGGTATATGACGAGTCGACCAAAGACTACTACCGCGATCTTGCAGTTCTGAACCTTAACAATGGCTTCGGTATCAGTGTGAATGCCAAAGATCCGGTCAGAATTATCAAGCTGCTTGACACCCTGATTCAGGAAGACTGGCAGAAGACGTTCTCCTGGGGGATTGAAGGCGAAGATTACATCGTTGAGAACGGCAGATTCATGAGAACCCAGGAACAGCGCGACAATGCAGCGGATGCCACCTGGCAGCTGGCCAACAAGGCCAAAGCGATGTTTGACTTCCTCCCTAAAACAGAAGGAAGCTTCAGCGACGGCAACTCCACAGATGCCGCTGCACAGCCTGAAGAATACAAAGCGGGTCTGAAGCCTTTTGACAAGGAAGTGCTTGATGCTTACGGTTTTGACTCTTACGTGGATTTCTTCAGCGAACCGCCTGCCAACCCGGTCTACTACCCTGCATGGTCCATTGACCTTGTTGAAGGCTCGGATGCCAAAATAGCCAGTACCAAGCTGAATGAGCTGCAGACGAAGTTCCTGCCGAAAGCGATCCTTGCCGAACCGGCCGAATTCGATGCTGTATGGAATGAATATGTCGGACAGATCGGCAAAGCCAATGTGAAGGCTTATGAAGACAAGATCAATGAGCAGATCAAATGGAGAATTGATAACTGGAGCAAATAA